The genome window ATTCTTTAGAATCTATTTCAATTTCTCCTGAAGTTTCAATTCCAGCTGCTGTTAAAAATCCATTTAAAACTTCTCCAGCATATCTATCAGCATTTGAAATTGAGCGATATATTCTTTGTGCAGTTGAATTTTTTGGAATATTTCCAGATACAGAAAATATATCTTTTCCATTTTTGCTTTGGCGAGAAACGGATACTTGTGGAGGAGAGTTTTCACTTGTTGTTGTAACACTTCCATTTATAACAACACTATTTAGAGGATAAGGTTCCAAAGATATTTTAGCTTGTCCACCTACTTTTTCATTTGGACTTACAACAATTGCTATAACACTGAAATTCACAGCAGCTGAGGATAACGGAGCATCATAAGCGTTGTGACTTTTTGTCTTACCGCCCAACCTATTTTCATCTTCTAAAACTTTTCCAAATAAAGAATTATTTACAACAATTTTTCCTGTAATTTTTTTAATACCATAACGAGCTACATCTGTAGTTAAAAACCAAAGTTTTTCATTTGTTAAAGAAGCATCCCCGCCGCCGTAGAAAATGATATCACCATCAAGAGTTCCTTTATTTATTTTTCCTCTAGCAAATAATTTTGTTGAAAATGTTTTGGTTGTTCCCCATTTATCAAGAGCTTGAGCACCCAAAACTAATTTAGTTACAGAAGCAGGACAAAGCTTTAAGTCAGCATTTAATTCGGCTATTTTTTCACCATCACTTAACTTAACTACTAAAGCACTAACAGTTGCATTTCCATCTTTCTCTAAACTACTTAATTTTGAAAATTTTGAATTTTCTGCAAAAGACAATCCAGGTAATAAAAGAAAAGTTTTAAAAAGAAGAAAAGTTATAAAATTTAATTTATTTAAAAATATTTGCATTTTTTATTTCCTATACAAAATAAAAGCTCTTTAAGGATATCTTAAAGAGCTTTTAATAAACTGCAATCACAAAAGTAAAAATGAGAGTTAATTTAGTGTTTCGCTAAATAATTACTTACACCATCTTGCGTTGCTTTCATAGCGTCTTTGCCTTTATTCCAATTAGCAGGACATACTTCTCCATGTTTTTCAAAATGTTGGAGAGCATCTACCATTCTTAAAGCTTCATCAACGTTTCTTCCTAAAGGGAGATCGTTAACTATTTGGTGACGAACAAGACCATTTTTATCGATTAAAAATAAACCTCTAAAAGCAACTCCACCATCGCTTAGAACATCGTAATCTCTGGCAATTGTCCGATGAATATCAGAAATTAAAGTGTATTTAACTCCTTCAATTCCTCCCTTATTTTTTGGTGTATTTAACCAAGCATAGTGAGAAAATTTACTATCAATACTACATCCAATAACTTCAACATCTCTTTTTGAAAATTCTTCTAATTTTTCTTGAAAGGCATGCAATTCGGTCGGACAAACGAAAGTAAAATCTAAAGGATAGAAAAATAATACGACATATTTTTTACCTTTAAAATCAGAAAGAGAAACTTCTTTAAAATCATTGTTAACAACAGCTTCAGCCTTAAAGTTTGGTGCCTGACGTCCAACTAATACGCTCATATGGAAACCCCTTTTCTAATAAATTAAGTACAGAGAACATACGGGAAGTTAGTCTCAGTGATAAACACTATATCCTTAAAGTCTGATGTCAAGGAAGCAACTGTCCCATTTTTCAATATCATTTTAGTATGTAAGGTGTTTGTGCTTAAAAAAAAAACAATAATAAATGGAATAATATTGATGCAAGTCAAATATTTCTAACTTTATGTGTTCTGATATCATAAACTGTTATATATAAATTAAGTGAGGTATGAGACTAAAGAATTTCCATTTAACTGCGAATGGATTTATAGTAAGCTTAAACTAATATGAGGTAAATCTTGATATTTTCATTCTTTAAAAAAACTCAGAACCAAACAAGTGATAATGAAGTTTCAGAAATTTCAAAAGAAAAAGTTTTACCTAATTGGTTAAAAAAATTACCAAATCGCTTAACGTTTTTAAGAATTCTTTGTATTCCAGTTGTTGTCTACCTCATGTCACTTGGAGAAGTGGCTCCAGAATCGGGGCATTTTGGATTAATTCAACCTATTAAAATTAGTACAACTGATATTGCGGCCGCGTTAGTATTTGCATTAGCTGCATTAACAGATTTCTTTGATGGATGGATAGCTAGAAAATTTAATGTGGAAACTGTGCTAGGAAAATTACTAGATCCATTAGCAGATAAATTACTTGTTGTTTCAGCTATGGTTATTTTAGTAGAAAAACATAGAATGGATGGCTTAATAGCGGTTATAATAATTGTTCGAGATCTTGGAATAAACGCTATAAGATTAGCAGCTGTCGATGATGGTATTCAAATATCTTCAAATATAATAGGAAAGACTAAAACAACATTTCAGGATATAGGAATTATTGGATTGACTGTTTGTGGTACCTTATGGTTTATCCCATTTCATTATATCGGACAACTTTTTATCTTTCTTGCTTTAGCAGCGAGCTTAATTAGTGGTGGTCAATATTTATTTGATTATGCTAGAAAATTAAAAAAGAATTAAACAGGAACCGGATCAATCTCTTCTTTCGGTTTTTCAGCAATTTTTAACATTCTTAGTCTTCTTGTTACTTTTTCAAGTAAATTCATTAATACTTCAATCTGCATTGGAGTGGCATGCTCTAAAGAGCATCCAATAATTTTACCATTTATAGAGATTCTTCTTACTTTTCCTGCTACTGGTAAGAAATCTCCATATTGTGGATGAAATAAATTAAAATCTTGTAATGGGACTTTTATTTTAATTTGTTCATTTGTTTTGAAAAAGTGTTCATTTTTTATAGAGATACTGAATCCAACTAAACTTATATCATTTAATATTACATCTTCATAGACATTTAAATTTAATCTATAGACTTTAATTGGAATACCCAATGAAAATCTTTTCGCTCTTCTTCCGATTGTTGTGGATGCTCTTTTAATTTTTCTGCTAATTTCTATAAAGTCTATTGGTTCTTTAAAGTAATCATCAAATTCTTCATAAATCGAAAGCTTTTCTCGATACTTTCTTACTAATTCTTCCTCATTTTTTGCAACAAAAAATAACGGACATTTTTTTCTTTTTTTACACTCAACTCCAAAGTCAATTGCAATATTATCATCATTAAATAAAGAATGGTCAATAATAATAATTTCAATATTTTTGACTAATAAAGCTTTTAAAGCTTCATTAGGATCTTCAAAACGAACTAAAATATATTCATTCAATGCATTTTGTATTGCTTTTTCAATAGTCCTAATTCTTGTTTCATCTTCTCTTGTTAATTTAAATAAATAAAGGACATATCTTTTTTTCTTTTTGGGAGCAATATCAAATATAGATTTACCTTCGGCGTCAAATACTTCCATGAAAAAAGCTCCTGATTTTTAGTTATTATACCAAATAGTCAGAAGCTTAAAAAAGAAATAAAACGAAGGAAATTTTTGCCTTCCAGGAAGTTTTTACTTACCAGAAGCCATTTCCATGATTTTTGTGAGACGTTTTGCAAATGTACCAGGATTTTTTACTGGACTTCCTTCAGACAATAATGCTGTTTCATAAAGTACTTCAA of Pigmentibacter sp. JX0631 contains these proteins:
- the dacB gene encoding D-alanyl-D-alanine carboxypeptidase/D-alanyl-D-alanine-endopeptidase, with the translated sequence MQIFLNKLNFITFLLFKTFLLLPGLSFAENSKFSKLSSLEKDGNATVSALVVKLSDGEKIAELNADLKLCPASVTKLVLGAQALDKWGTTKTFSTKLFARGKINKGTLDGDIIFYGGGDASLTNEKLWFLTTDVARYGIKKITGKIVVNNSLFGKVLEDENRLGGKTKSHNAYDAPLSSAAVNFSVIAIVVSPNEKVGGQAKISLEPYPLNSVVINGSVTTTSENSPPQVSVSRQSKNGKDIFSVSGNIPKNSTAQRIYRSISNADRYAGEVLNGFLTAAGIETSGEIEIDSKELKGSLTPIAAVDGYPIEWQMKGLFEVSNNFIGDILALNLLSESNPKNKGDLKEAGSLLEKYMKNVLKNSTWETNQKLNSPIIIESGSGLTPNNRLSARDIISLLDHMYFSGRAFPAYINALPIVGDEGTLKRRFTSASEKHLQGRLRGKTGTLTEPVNVSALGGYSRLKNGDWVAFAVIVNGVKSKPQPDLKNIRDAIDSDLAKVLPSEL
- a CDS encoding peroxiredoxin, giving the protein MSVLVGRQAPNFKAEAVVNNDFKEVSLSDFKGKKYVVLFFYPLDFTFVCPTELHAFQEKLEEFSKRDVEVIGCSIDSKFSHYAWLNTPKNKGGIEGVKYTLISDIHRTIARDYDVLSDGGVAFRGLFLIDKNGLVRHQIVNDLPLGRNVDEALRMVDALQHFEKHGEVCPANWNKGKDAMKATQDGVSNYLAKH
- the pgsA gene encoding CDP-diacylglycerol--glycerol-3-phosphate 3-phosphatidyltransferase; translated protein: MIFSFFKKTQNQTSDNEVSEISKEKVLPNWLKKLPNRLTFLRILCIPVVVYLMSLGEVAPESGHFGLIQPIKISTTDIAAALVFALAALTDFFDGWIARKFNVETVLGKLLDPLADKLLVVSAMVILVEKHRMDGLIAVIIIVRDLGINAIRLAAVDDGIQISSNIIGKTKTTFQDIGIIGLTVCGTLWFIPFHYIGQLFIFLALAASLISGGQYLFDYARKLKKN
- a CDS encoding PilZ domain-containing protein, giving the protein MEVFDAEGKSIFDIAPKKKKRYVLYLFKLTREDETRIRTIEKAIQNALNEYILVRFEDPNEALKALLVKNIEIIIIDHSLFNDDNIAIDFGVECKKRKKCPLFFVAKNEEELVRKYREKLSIYEEFDDYFKEPIDFIEISRKIKRASTTIGRRAKRFSLGIPIKVYRLNLNVYEDVILNDISLVGFSISIKNEHFFKTNEQIKIKVPLQDFNLFHPQYGDFLPVAGKVRRISINGKIIGCSLEHATPMQIEVLMNLLEKVTRRLRMLKIAEKPKEEIDPVPV